TACAGCATTTTATGCACTTCCAAGACCCACATCTGTAATATAATCTACTTGTATTACTTACAAGACATCATTCTACCTGGTATCACGTCACGCTCATAATCGTTTACACATTCTGCTCCTCCTCTCGTACAGATTCCATTCCCCCTTGCCCCTTAACTCCAACACAGTCCCCTTCTTTAGTCACAGACTATACAGCCACCACCCAGCCTCACCTCCCCCCCACCTTAACATCCTCCTCAGCAACCGCTCTCCATGCTAAAGTAGACCTCGGACAAACTCTAAATTTGTCTCATCCCTCAGATTGCCCTCCTCAACATACTGGTCTTTTGCCAGTCCATGCTGCTAGCATTAGCCACGCCAAGCCCCAGCCTCAGTCCCAACCTCATCACCTACCATCCAATAATGGATCCGGGGTGCAAAGCGGGCCCAGTCAGCTGCAGTTGCTCAACCCTATCTCTACTATACCGCCTGGCTCAATGTGGTGTAGGTAATTTTGGGGAAATATGAAGTCGTTTTAGATACAGTATTCACTATTTCCTTTATATCTAATGTGAGCAGGTCAATATGATCATTACTCATGGTCGTTTTCTTTTCCAGCCGTTCCACAGCAAAATACATCAACTGCTGTCCAACAACAGGtatgcatgctttttttttgtaataaggTTGTCATAATTTGGGTGATCatatcattgtttttttgtttttttaaatcctttcCATATCTTCTGAAAAGGTGACACTTTCAGCAGACAGTCTGCAGCAGCTGCTTCTACAACAGCAGGTTAGGAACATCAAAGTCaccacttcattcaaagtgtaGGAACACACTGGTTCGTGTTTGACTTGATTACTCTTCTCCTAAAGATGATGCAGTCTCAGCTGCTGTGTCTCGGAGGTGTTGTGGATGCAGGGGTCCTGCAGAGACTCAAAGAGCAGCAACCTGGAGATTATCCAGTTTTACAGGCTCGCATCATCCAGCTGGAGGGACAGGTACATTAATGCTCTTGTAGTGATGGGAGGGAAACGAATAATAACCTTCCTTGCCGCCCCAAATTCCCTTCCTATGTTACCTCCATTTACATGCACAGCCTGAAACTCCTGTGTGTTATTGTCCAGGTGAAGACATTGCAGCTGGAGCGAGAGCAAAGCCAAATGTTGCTAGAGAGTGTCCAGCAGCGGCATAAACAGGATATGGAACTCATGGAGAACACACACAAGTAGTTTATTCCTCAACCACATACACCCACTCTGTATTTTAgcgtgtgtgcgcacacacacacacacacacacgcacgtagcGCAAATGTGCATCgcctgtttacatgtttaccATACATTATGCATAATTCTCTGCACTTCAAGCAGcttatgtgtgtctgtacgCTTAGAGCAGATGCTGTACGTATATTTCTGTGCACATCCAGGGCTCGTGTGAAGCTGCTCGAGGAATCGGCAGCCCAGAGGGAGACACAGGCGCGGCAGGAGTGTGAAGACCTAATGGAACGTCTGGCCACTGTAACACGATCAGCTGAGCAGGAACGCTCCGAGCTGCAGACCCAGTACCAGCGCAAACTGGCCCTGGCCCAGCAAGACAGAGACCGCGAGGTGGAGCGAATCAGAGACCTGCAGAGGTACACTAGGGAAGCCTTTTCTATAGTAACAGCATGGTTCTATAACAATAGCAAGTACTgtataaacataaacaaacttCAGTCAACATGTGCTGACTGAAGTCATCAAAACATGACAAATGAGTCAAGACAGGATGATAAAAAAAGGTTCCATAGGCACCAAAAGACAGAAACATAGCCATGACTAAAGCTACACTGTGTGCAGAATTATTAGACAAATGAGTATTTGGACCATATCAtaatttttatgcattttttccAACTCCAAGCTATATAAACTTGAATGCTTATTGGATTTAAGCATTTCaggtgatgtgtgtttgtgtaatgagGGAGGGTGTGGCCTAAGGTCATCAACACCCTATATCAAGGTGTGCATAATTATTAGGCAGCTTCTTCTCCTCAGGAAAAATGAGCAGAAAAAGAGATTTAACTGACTCCGAAAAGTCAAAAATTGTAAAGAGTCTTTCAGAGGGATGCAGCACTCTTGAAATTGCTAAGATATTCGGGCGTGATCACAGAACTATCAAACATTTTGTAGCAAATACTCAAAAGAGTCGCAAGAAACGTGTTGAGAAAAAAACCCGCAACTGCCAAAGATTTGAGGAGAATCAAACGTGAAGCTACCAGGAACCCATTATCCTCCAGTGCTGTCATATTCCAGAACTGCAACCTACCTGGAGTGCCCAGAAGTAAAAGGTGTTCAGTGCTCAGAGAAATGGCCAAGGTAAGGAAGGCTGAAATCCGACCACCACTGAAGAAACATAAGTTGAAACGTCAAGACTGGGCGAGGAAATATCTGAAGACAGATTTTTCAAAGGTTTTATGGACTGATGAGATGAGAGTGACTCTTGGATGGATGGGCCCGTGGCTGGATCAGTAATGGGCACAGAGCTCCACTGCGACTCAGACAACAgcaaggtggaggtggggtgaTGGTATGGGCTGGCATTATTAAAGATGAGCTAGTTGGACCTTTTCGGGTTGAAAATTGAGTCAAAACTGATCTCCCAAACCTACTGCCAGTTCTTAGAAGGTACATTCTTCAAGCAGTTGTACAGGAAAAAGTCTGCATCTTTCAAGAAGACCATGTTTTTTATGAAGGACCATGCTCCATCACATGCATCGAAGTACTCCACTGCGTGGCTAGCCAGTAAAGGCCTCAAAGATGACAGAATGACATGGCCCCCTTCCTCACCTGATCTAAACCCTATTGAGAACTTGTGGGCTCTTCTTAAACGGAAGATTTACATTGAAGGAAAACAGTACAGCTCTCTGAACAGTGTATGGGAGGCTGTGGTGGCTGCTGCACAAAAAGTTGATCAACAGATCAAGAAACTGACAGACTCCATGAATGGAAGGCTTATAACTGTTATTGAAAAGAAGGGTGGCTATATTGgtcactgattttttttttttttgtttgtttttttttcttttcagaaatgtttaaattgaGTTGTTTGATTATTCTCACTTTAACAGAGGCAAATAAACAAGTGAGATggtaacattttcatttttcatttagctGCCTAATAATTCTGCACACATAGATTTTCTCATTAGAAAGCCAAAATCTCACTTTTACTTCCTTAAATATTCAGGATTGAGGTTTATTAACATTTTGGATTGACTGTGAGCGCTGTAGTTGttgaataataaaatgaatcctCAAAAATACAACTTGCCTAATAATTCTGTACACAGTGTAGTCTGGAACGTGGAGCGAAATACCTGCTCTGGGTTGTACTCAACTAAATTGTTCGTACAGTATAACTCAGTAAAATAACTCTGCAAGTTCCATATGTTTACCatatattttgtgtatttgtccTTCTTTGCCGTCAAGGAAATCTGTCTTGGAGATGAAGAAAGACCACGAGGACCAGGTCCAGAGGTTGAAGAAACTAAAGGACGAGGAGATTGATGCAGTTACAAGCGCAACATCTCAGACCAGGTAAGATGTTATCAAAGGAGGACACCCATTCCCATTTTCAATTATACTACTCCTGTAAATACTAGAAGTATGTGcggtttgtgtttttgtgtggcaAATACCAGTTTCAGCGTGGATATTTCTATGACACGCAATATGTAGCAAGAGCAAACAACTGTAGAATGGTTTTATTCTATTTtggaatttttctttttttctaagtCTTCTGTATCCAAACTGATTTTCAACACTGACCAACCAATCTTGGCCTGAATTTCAGAGATTTTTGTAATTTGTACTAGTAtgtctgcatttctttttgtttttttttgtttttccaggtCTCTTACAGTGGTGATTGAGCAGATGGAGCAGTTCTCCTCTCGGCTGGGGGACATTTCTTCTCGGGTGGAgagcacacatgaacacacgGCTCATGGCCTGGAGCAGGGGACACGGCACAGAGACGAGCAGCTTCGAAGtacctcagacacacacacacacacacacatatatatacatgtgcacACTATGTACAAATAGGTCAAGACATGTTGTCAAATAGCATACTGTAGTTGGTATCACATTGCAAGTAGGTTAACGTCGTTCTCTAAATGCCCGTTACAGTGATGCAGGACCGTCTGGCCCAGCAGCAGAAAGCCATGGCAGAGGAGAGATCGTACCtcaaggaaatcatttccaggATGGACACACAGCTCAATGAGCAGCAGAGACAGCTCGAGAAGGTCAGGGCAAAATCGGACTACTTGTAGTGTTACAGTCGGCTAAGCTAACCTGGCTCCTTAAACAACAAAACACCACTGCTAAAGGTTAACTCAGCCGGTAAGACCCCTGTCTCCTTGCCCCTACGTGTCACGTTTAACATGAGGATGAGACTAACTTGCCTGAGTGAGTGTAGGTTTTCCCTAATTCCAAAGGGGTTGTGGGGCTTCGGTATCCCCGGCAGTCGACAGCGAACAGCTTCCTCTTGAGCTGCTCCAGCGTCGTCTCTCTCTGGACACAGCCAGCCCCAGCATTTTCATTTTGCGTTCATTCAGGTTGTTTTAAAAAGGCGTATAGTCTTTGTCCCCGTGTTTTTCTTCAGCGTGACTGTGTTGTAGTATTGGTTCCGCTTGAGGCCCCTCCGCCTCTGCTTCCTCAAACTTCTCCATGGATCTCCGTCTTCATCTCACCATGAATCTCCCACACACGTGCACATCTGGCTTATCAAGCCATGCACGCACACGCCCCTTAATGTCACATGCAAAAGACAATAAACTCAAATGATGAGGTGggaaagccgcctacacatgatccgcgGCAAAACTGCGAGATAGGGCAAAGAGGCAAAGCGCAGTGCAGGAACGTTCTGGAATTGGTTGCACCCATGATTGCGGcttgaaaggtcagcggcaactaggtcaaagttgaaataatttgaactgaAGTAACTGTCGCATAAGGCCggccacacactggctgcgtcacgtgagcgtggcgtttctgttgcgtgcatttttctgtctacacaccagaaacgtgtctgatgcggcgctgctgctgctagccttgtctgtacacatgtatgtttgccattgatttactgcactcaagcagtagtatacttcatgttaaacataaatatatactgatttgattccAGCAAAAACaacatcggcagtattgacgacaaaataggctacagaatattttgttctgtgcaatatttgaaaatctataatttttttttttttattacatttatatctgcatttatgtcaaaacatagagactttcaaacatcaacatgtcatttattaaaatgtatttgtgtcaaaatgactgGAAacttttgcctggaaacgcttccaacacgcttgcgtgtcgcatgaaaaataggcgttggttCTACTTCTAGCATGCACTGGTTACCAGTTGCGGCCcacatccgcttcaagacactagttcttgcatacagggccacgaacggatcagccccagcatacatccaggacatggtcaaaccctataccccaacccgcccactttgttctgcatcagccaacctgcttgctgccccctcacagcaagggagaactaatcactcaacgaaatcccgactgttcactgtcctggctcccaaatggtggaacgagctccccatcgacatCAGGcagccgaaagcctacacatcttccgccgaaggctaaaaacacatctcttccgactgcacctcggataaaaataaaaataaaattcttgaacctgcactgtctttttgtagctttgcttatttaaagctaatttatttgcacttactacttgttgtctggagtttgaaccttcacagttgaaagcacttaattgtaagtcgctttggataaaagcgtcagctaaatgacatgtaatgtaataataatgcacgcgttttcggcgccggagacgtgcgtgtcacgcaggcagtgtgcaagctctaacctgttaacatgggagccgaaataaataataaaataaaaacggacacgccacgcagctgacacgctcacgccaccgGCCTTAGAAAAAAGGCTAAATGGGTTGAGTGCAAAATTGCAAAGAATACAAAGTATATGCAATGGGCAGATGTGAAGTGTAGGATGAAGGTTAGTGCAAGTGTAGTGACTAGGGATGGGGGGGGGTTAAGAGTCAGTGTCAGTGGGGGTCCGGGGCCTTGTTGGtgaggctgactgcagaggCGAAAAACAGTTTTTATGGCTTGAGGTTTTGGGAGGGGTTCAAACAGTTTGTGTCTGGTGATCAGCTACAATCTCTCCTGCCCGCCTCAGCATCCTGGAGGCGTGCAGGTCCTAGAGagacggcagattgcagccaatcaccttcccAGCAGAGCGGATGATACGCTACACCATGTGTAGGCAACTTTACAGTAGCATTAGTTTTGACCTAGCCACAGGTGcatacaaacaaacagatgCAATGAAGACTGATGCTTTTCCCCTTAAAGACTGAcgataccttttttttttgtatgcttCAGGACCGCTGGAAGATAACAGCAGAGCAGGCCAAGGCAGAGTCAACCCAAAGAGGCCTCGAGGGAGAGCGACATGCCCTTAGTATACAGATCAACATGGAAAGAGAGGAGCTGGAGAGAGCTAAGGTGAGCCTGTTGAACATCCACATCTATCTTGATTCTATGCGTCTCCCACTTACCTCTCCCGTCTGTCTCTGTTCCCATCAGAGTGCACTACTGGAGGAGCAGAAGTCAGTGATGCAGCATTgtgcagaggagaggaggaagctgGCAGCTGAGTGGGCCCACTTTCACACCATGGAGAAGCAAAGGCATGAGAGGGCTGAACGGGATATCAATAGTCTCTTGGAGAAGAGAGAGGGCTCCATCATCAGTCTGGCACAGGTGATCCtcttttcagtaaaaaaaaaaaaaatgatgttgtgACTATGTTAACATCACTAAATATAATGGGATATATTCATAAAGTACATTTTGTTTAGCTTCTTGGGACCCCAAaggacaaaataaataatagtaGTAATTTTCCTCGTTTCTGTTGTAGGAACAAGCTGACTTAAAGCTTCACACTGCAGAGCTGAAACAAAAGGAGCTGGCTGTGgcacaggagagagagactctggaaagactgagagaagaactggacagagagaaagagagaataagCAGCACGGCCTTGAGACTCAAGACACGAGCCCACGAGGTGGAGGCCTTTAGCAAGGTAGGTTGACACCGCACAGACCCCCTACGTGTAGTAAACTATGTCCTATCTTAGTTTTGACTCACTATGCTCTTTGCAGCTTGCGGCAGAGAAGTTTGAGGAAGGAGAAGGAGCGTTGCAGGAGGCAAAACGTGTGGAGGCTGAGCACGAGGCAAGGCTCAGAAATATCCACTCCCAGACAGAGCGCCTAAGGCAGCAGGAACAACGAATCCTTCAGGTGCGTGTGTCAGTTTACTGTAAGACCACTCTGATATTCTTCAGATTGGGCTtctattttacaaaaataaactgCGTGCTAGTACCTGAACACTTTTTATTACAGGAGCGAATGCGGTTAAGTCACCTGCAGAAGGACACAGAGAGGCTGCAACTAGACACTCCGATTACCTCTTTAGCACAAATAATTCCACCCACTTTACCAGGTGAGGTCAATTCTGGTAATTGACTTTCATTCAACACGTAGTTActcatacaaattaaaaataaacccatttaatttacaaagtatattttttttatctgtagaTGCAGGTTCAGTGTTGCCAAATCCTGAGCTGTCATCCACCCTGAACATTCCCCCTCCTACTTCATTTGCCAACTCGCAGTCCATGGCTCTACAGGCTAGTCTGGCTCTGTGGAAGTACACTGCAGAAAAGGTAACCAATAGAAACACTTTGCCTAAACCTAAAGTCACATAAGTACTAACAATGTCACATCTCCATTTTGTGTTTAAATAACTTAATTAATAGCACCTTTTCATACAATTAAATgcagctcaaagtgctttacagtgtGGTCTTAAAACAAAGCACAAATTAAAAAACTACATAGAAATGACAACCTACATAAGAGAAAAGCAATGGCATTATGCTAAAAGTAGGAAAAAAGCTAAGAAAGAACCATATTAACTAAATGCCAGCCTGAATAGGTATATCTTCAGCtgagtttttttaaaagtcagaGCTTGCATTCTTTATATAACTGGGCAGGGTGTTCGTCTCAGAGCGTAGAAGCTGAACGTAGATTCTCCACTTGCTTTGTGGGCTACTTTGGGAATAATTAAAATACCAGCATCAGATCTGAGGGCTCTTGTTGGCTTAGGGATTAAAGGTCTAATGTATGAAGGTGCTCTATCATTAAGAGCCAGTGATGCCgggtaac
This window of the Sander lucioperca isolate FBNREF2018 chromosome 21, SLUC_FBN_1.2, whole genome shotgun sequence genome carries:
- the LOC116065310 gene encoding fas-binding factor 1 isoform X3, producing the protein MATKLKSKPSKSSFGDEDLLDSLFDDKKLPVRGKATRRGLANRTSATDNIFSMLAEEVKRDGGDTEDSDVSAADPSDILKNMKDMDDMDADLFASKKKPSSAPAQTKLFGNEGPKKDSSTLENEPSIGGRKPNSAPSSAAHKYKKYSFSDSGDDDDDEGLGQTPYDKDLDDPLADLLDDLLPDETKPEPKSSIQQAKPEKSVPSPLASPILKTETSKAAKKRSDVTFDDDKDDLMDALGFDSDKNNPKKKETGLWSNKGRSETPQRPRTKLDEILESLTSPRLLERPPTGERKDQPQSQEKQQHEKTFSVKEPLLEDDLTFGSYQPTLGSTPEGRQSRRPSVRFSTDEVNPSTPEKKPKPTTPTRHRNSADWLGLKTKDDHAFSESDAKETSTDSPKAPSSPLLERRPSLTGSHATSAAKMPADTPALTENITKQTKPEISKSQQKEEEEDDDWLAGALSRKKAMSVSNSEAKTTKQENFLALGEEMNLASTVSKQVTSQAPRGREDTLTSVKETSSTFLGQPSPTAHSTPVRETRTKQDSIPPCPLTPTQSPSLVTDYTATTQPHLPPTLTSSSATALHAKVDLGQTLNLSHPSDCPPQHTGLLPVHAASISHAKPQPQSQPHHLPSNNGSGVQSGPSQLQLLNPISTIPPGSMWSVPQQNTSTAVQQQVTLSADSLQQLLLQQQMMQSQLLCLGGVVDAGVLQRLKEQQPGDYPVLQARIIQLEGQVKTLQLEREQSQMLLESVQQRHKQDMELMENTHKARVKLLEESAAQRETQARQECEDLMERLATVTRSAEQERSELQTQYQRKLALAQQDRDREVERIRDLQRKSVLEMKKDHEDQVQRLKKLKDEEIDAVTSATSQTRSLTVVIEQMEQFSSRLGDISSRVESTHEHTAHGLEQGTRHRDEQLRMMQDRLAQQQKAMAEERSYLKEIISRMDTQLNEQQRQLEKDRWKITAEQAKAESTQRGLEGERHALSIQINMEREELERAKSALLEEQKSVMQHCAEERRKLAAEWAHFHTMEKQRHERAERDINSLLEKREGSIISLAQEQADLKLHTAELKQKELAVAQERETLERLREELDREKERISSTALRLKTRAHEVEAFSKLAAEKFEEGEGALQEAKRVEAEHEARLRNIHSQTERLRQQEQRILQERMRLSHLQKDTERLQLDTPITSLAQIIPPTLPDAGSVLPNPELSSTLNIPPPTSFANSQSMALQASLALWKYTAEKDREYLRDEQIFLENLKKKSYRSPFNTD
- the LOC116065310 gene encoding fas-binding factor 1 isoform X6; the protein is MATKLKSKPSKSSFGDEDLLDSLFDDKKLPVRGKATRRGLANRTSATDNIFSMLAEEVKRDGGDTEDSDVSAADPSDILKNMKDMDDMDADLFASKKKPSSAPAQTKLFGNEGPKKDSSTLENEPSIGGRKPNSAPSSAAHKYKKYSFSDLDDPLADLLDDLLPDETKPEPKSSIQQAKPEKSVPSPLASPILKTETSKAAKKRSDVTFDDDKDDLMDALGFDSDKNNPKKKETGLWSNKGRSETPQRPRTKLDEILESLTSPRLLERPPTGERKDQPQSQEKQQHEKTFSVKEPLLEDDLTFGSYQPTLGSTPEGRQSRRPSVRFSTDEVNPSTPEKKPKPTTPTRHRNSADWLGLKTKDDHAFSESDAKETSTDSPKAPSSPLLERRPSLTGSHATSAAKMPADTPALTENITKQTKPEISKSQQKEEEEDDDWLAGALSRKKAMSVSNSEAKTTKQENFLALGEEMNLASTVSKQVTSQAPRGREDTLTSVKETSSTFLGQPSPTAHSTPVRETRTKQDSIPPCPLTPTQSPSLVTDYTATTQPHLPPTLTSSSATALHAKVDLGQTLNLSHPSDCPPQHTGLLPVHAASISHAKPQPQSQPHHLPSNNGSGVQSGPSQLQLLNPISTIPPGSMWSVPQQNTSTAVQQQVTLSADSLQQLLLQQQMMQSQLLCLGGVVDAGVLQRLKEQQPGDYPVLQARIIQLEGQVKTLQLEREQSQMLLESVQQRHKQDMELMENTHKARVKLLEESAAQRETQARQECEDLMERLATVTRSAEQERSELQTQYQRKLALAQQDRDREVERIRDLQRKSVLEMKKDHEDQVQRLKKLKDEEIDAVTSATSQTRSLTVVIEQMEQFSSRLGDISSRVESTHEHTAHGLEQGTRHRDEQLRMMQDRLAQQQKAMAEERSYLKEIISRMDTQLNEQQRQLEKDRWKITAEQAKAESTQRGLEGERHALSIQINMEREELERAKSALLEEQKSVMQHCAEERRKLAAEWAHFHTMEKQRHERAERDINSLLEKREGSIISLAQEQADLKLHTAELKQKELAVAQERETLERLREELDREKERISSTALRLKTRAHEVEAFSKLAAEKFEEGEGALQEAKRVEAEHEARLRNIHSQTERLRQQEQRILQERMRLSHLQKDTERLQLDTPITSLAQIIPPTLPDAGSVLPNPELSSTLNIPPPTSFANSQSMALQASLALWKYTAEKDREYLRDEQIFLENLKKKSYRSPFNTD
- the LOC116065310 gene encoding fas-binding factor 1 isoform X4, whose translation is MATKLKSKPSKSSFGDEDLLDSLFDDKKLPVRGKATRRGLANRTSATDNIFSMLAEEDSDVSAADPSDILKNMKDMDDMDADLFASKKKPSSAPAQTKLFGNEGPKKDSSTLESKVKPEGADEPSIGGRKPNSAPSSAAHKYKKYSFSDSGDDDDDEGLGQTPYDKDLDDPLADLLDDLLPDETKPEPKSSIQQAKPEKSVPSPLASPILKTETSKAAKKRSDVTFDDDKDDLMDALGFDSDKNNPKKKETGLWSNKGRSETPQRPRTKLDEILESLTSPRLLERPPTGERKDQPQSQEKQQHEKTFSVKEPLLEDDLTFGSYQPTLGSTPEGRQSRRPSVRFSTDEVNPSTPEKKPKPTTPTRHRNSADWLGLKTKDDHAFSESDAKETSTDSPKAPSSPLLERRPSLTGSHATSAAKMPADTPALTENITKQTKPEISKSQQKEEEEDDDWLAGALSRKKAMSVSNSEAKTTKQENFLALGEEMNLASTVSKQVTSQAPRGREDTLTSVKETSSTFLGQPSPTAHSTPVRETRTKQDSIPPCPLTPTQSPSLVTDYTATTQPHLPPTLTSSSATALHAKVDLGQTLNLSHPSDCPPQHTGLLPVHAASISHAKPQPQSQPHHLPSNNGSGVQSGPSQLQLLNPISTIPPGSMWSVPQQNTSTAVQQQVTLSADSLQQLLLQQQMMQSQLLCLGGVVDAGVLQRLKEQQPGDYPVLQARIIQLEGQVKTLQLEREQSQMLLESVQQRHKQDMELMENTHKARVKLLEESAAQRETQARQECEDLMERLATVTRSAEQERSELQTQYQRKLALAQQDRDREVERIRDLQRKSVLEMKKDHEDQVQRLKKLKDEEIDAVTSATSQTRSLTVVIEQMEQFSSRLGDISSRVESTHEHTAHGLEQGTRHRDEQLRMMQDRLAQQQKAMAEERSYLKEIISRMDTQLNEQQRQLEKDRWKITAEQAKAESTQRGLEGERHALSIQINMEREELERAKSALLEEQKSVMQHCAEERRKLAAEWAHFHTMEKQRHERAERDINSLLEKREGSIISLAQEQADLKLHTAELKQKELAVAQERETLERLREELDREKERISSTALRLKTRAHEVEAFSKLAAEKFEEGEGALQEAKRVEAEHEARLRNIHSQTERLRQQEQRILQERMRLSHLQKDTERLQLDTPITSLAQIIPPTLPDAGSVLPNPELSSTLNIPPPTSFANSQSMALQASLALWKYTAEKDREYLRDEQIFLENLKKKSYRSPFNTD
- the LOC116065310 gene encoding fas-binding factor 1 isoform X1, coding for MATKLKSKPSKSSFGDEDLLDSLFDDKKLPVRGKATRRGLANRTSATDNIFSMLAEEVKRDGGDTEDSDVSAADPSDILKNMKDMDDMDADLFASKKKPSSAPAQTKLFGNEGPKKDSSTLESKVKPEGADEPSIGGRKPNSAPSSAAHKYKKYSFSDSGDDDDDEGLGQTPYDKDLDDPLADLLDDLLPDETKPEPKSSIQQAKPEKSVPSPLASPILKTETSKAAKKRSDVTFDDDKDDLMDALGFDSDKNNPKKKETGLWSNKGRSETPQRPRTKLDEILESLTSPRLLERPPTGERKDQPQSQEKQQHEKTFSVKEPLLEDDLTFGSYQPTLGSTPEGRQSRRPSVRFSTDEVNPSTPEKKPKPTTPTRHRNSADWLGLKTKDDHAFSESDAKETSTDSPKAPSSPLLERRPSLTGSHATSAAKMPADTPALTENITKQTKPEISKSQQKEEEEDDDWLAGALSRKKAMSVSNSEAKTTKQENFLALGEEMNLASTVSKQVTSQAPRGREDTLTSVKETSSTFLGQPSPTAHSTPVRETRTKQDSIPPCPLTPTQSPSLVTDYTATTQPHLPPTLTSSSATALHAKVDLGQTLNLSHPSDCPPQHTGLLPVHAASISHAKPQPQSQPHHLPSNNGSGVQSGPSQLQLLNPISTIPPGSMWSVPQQNTSTAVQQQVTLSADSLQQLLLQQQMMQSQLLCLGGVVDAGVLQRLKEQQPGDYPVLQARIIQLEGQVKTLQLEREQSQMLLESVQQRHKQDMELMENTHKARVKLLEESAAQRETQARQECEDLMERLATVTRSAEQERSELQTQYQRKLALAQQDRDREVERIRDLQRKSVLEMKKDHEDQVQRLKKLKDEEIDAVTSATSQTRSLTVVIEQMEQFSSRLGDISSRVESTHEHTAHGLEQGTRHRDEQLRMMQDRLAQQQKAMAEERSYLKEIISRMDTQLNEQQRQLEKDRWKITAEQAKAESTQRGLEGERHALSIQINMEREELERAKSALLEEQKSVMQHCAEERRKLAAEWAHFHTMEKQRHERAERDINSLLEKREGSIISLAQEQADLKLHTAELKQKELAVAQERETLERLREELDREKERISSTALRLKTRAHEVEAFSKLAAEKFEEGEGALQEAKRVEAEHEARLRNIHSQTERLRQQEQRILQERMRLSHLQKDTERLQLDTPITSLAQIIPPTLPDAGSVLPNPELSSTLNIPPPTSFANSQSMALQASLALWKYTAEKDREYLRDEQIFLENLKKKSYRSPFNTD
- the LOC116065310 gene encoding fas-binding factor 1 isoform X2, which codes for MATKLKSKPSKSSFGDEDLLDSLFDDKKLPVRGKATRRGLANRTSATDNIFSMLAEEVKRDGGDTEDSDVSAADPSDILKNMKDMDDMDADLFASKKKPSSAPAQTKLFGNEGPKKDSSTLESKVKPEGADEPSIGGRKPNSAPSSAAHKYKKYSFSDSGDDDDDEGLGQTPYDKDLDDPLADLLDDLLPDETKPEPKSSIQQAKPEKSVPSPLASPILKTETSKAAKKRSDVTFDDDKDDLMDALGFDSDKNNPKKKETGLWSNKGRSETPQRPRTKLDEILESLTSPRLLERPPTGERKDQPQSQEKQQHEKTFSVKEPLLEDDLTFGSYQPTLGSTPEGRQSRRPSVRFSTDEVNPSTPEKKPKPTTPTRHRNSADWLGLKTKDDHAFSESDAKETSTDSPKAPSSPLLERRPSLTGSHATSAAKMPADTPALTENITKQTKPEISKSQQKEEEEDDDWLAGALSRKKAMSVSNSEAKTTKQENFLALGEEMNLASTVSKQVTSQAPRGREDTLTSVKETSTFLGQPSPTAHSTPVRETRTKQDSIPPCPLTPTQSPSLVTDYTATTQPHLPPTLTSSSATALHAKVDLGQTLNLSHPSDCPPQHTGLLPVHAASISHAKPQPQSQPHHLPSNNGSGVQSGPSQLQLLNPISTIPPGSMWSVPQQNTSTAVQQQVTLSADSLQQLLLQQQMMQSQLLCLGGVVDAGVLQRLKEQQPGDYPVLQARIIQLEGQVKTLQLEREQSQMLLESVQQRHKQDMELMENTHKARVKLLEESAAQRETQARQECEDLMERLATVTRSAEQERSELQTQYQRKLALAQQDRDREVERIRDLQRKSVLEMKKDHEDQVQRLKKLKDEEIDAVTSATSQTRSLTVVIEQMEQFSSRLGDISSRVESTHEHTAHGLEQGTRHRDEQLRMMQDRLAQQQKAMAEERSYLKEIISRMDTQLNEQQRQLEKDRWKITAEQAKAESTQRGLEGERHALSIQINMEREELERAKSALLEEQKSVMQHCAEERRKLAAEWAHFHTMEKQRHERAERDINSLLEKREGSIISLAQEQADLKLHTAELKQKELAVAQERETLERLREELDREKERISSTALRLKTRAHEVEAFSKLAAEKFEEGEGALQEAKRVEAEHEARLRNIHSQTERLRQQEQRILQERMRLSHLQKDTERLQLDTPITSLAQIIPPTLPDAGSVLPNPELSSTLNIPPPTSFANSQSMALQASLALWKYTAEKDREYLRDEQIFLENLKKKSYRSPFNTD